One genomic region from Microcoleus sp. AS-A8 encodes:
- a CDS encoding NAD(P)/FAD-dependent oxidoreductase, producing MSSSTQPKAVKSTTDSPHHQIVMVGGGAAGITVASQLLAKNSKLDIAIIEPSDKHYYQPAWTLVGGGRFKAEDTVKPEASCIPSGVTWIKDYATEFDPDNNLVKTREGKQVYYDYLIVCPGIQIDWNAIAGLKEALGKNGVCSNYSFEGAPYTWETIRNFKGGNALFTYPATPIKCGGAPQKIMYLADDSFRQNGVRNQTNVLFCSAVGAIFPVPGYAEPLMQVVKRRDIQLNFKHNLKAIRPEFKEAVFDVTTDNGVQEVAIPYDMIHVTPPMSAPDFIKNSKLAGTEGPSKGWVNVNKDTLQHNVYPNIFSLGDASSLPISKTAAAIRGQAPVLVENLLAVMQTHSLTGKYTGYTCCPLITGYGTVIMAEFDYTNQPLSTFPMDPREERYSMWLVKRHVLPWLYWNRMLKGKQFEGKALKLKGWRPTTT from the coding sequence ATGTCATCCTCTACTCAACCTAAAGCCGTCAAATCAACCACCGATAGCCCTCATCACCAAATTGTGATGGTGGGCGGAGGTGCCGCAGGCATTACCGTCGCCTCCCAGTTACTCGCCAAAAATAGCAAACTTGACATTGCTATCATCGAACCGTCCGACAAGCACTACTACCAGCCCGCCTGGACATTGGTTGGAGGAGGTCGGTTTAAGGCAGAAGATACCGTTAAGCCAGAAGCCTCCTGTATTCCCAGTGGTGTTACCTGGATTAAAGACTATGCCACCGAATTCGACCCTGATAACAATCTTGTAAAAACCCGTGAGGGAAAACAGGTTTATTATGACTACTTAATTGTGTGTCCTGGTATTCAGATTGATTGGAATGCGATCGCAGGATTAAAAGAAGCGCTCGGAAAAAATGGTGTATGTAGTAACTACAGCTTTGAAGGCGCTCCCTACACCTGGGAAACCATCCGCAATTTTAAGGGAGGAAATGCCCTATTTACCTACCCGGCAACTCCAATTAAATGCGGCGGTGCTCCCCAAAAAATCATGTACCTCGCCGACGACAGCTTCCGCCAGAATGGGGTTCGCAACCAGACAAACGTGCTGTTTTGCAGTGCCGTGGGTGCAATTTTCCCTGTTCCCGGCTACGCTGAGCCACTGATGCAGGTGGTTAAGCGTCGGGACATTCAGCTAAACTTCAAACACAATCTCAAGGCCATCCGGCCTGAATTTAAGGAAGCCGTGTTTGATGTCACCACGGATAACGGGGTGCAAGAGGTCGCCATTCCCTACGACATGATTCACGTCACCCCACCCATGAGTGCCCCAGACTTTATCAAAAACAGCAAACTGGCTGGGACAGAGGGGCCGAGTAAAGGTTGGGTCAATGTCAATAAAGATACCTTACAGCACAACGTATATCCTAATATTTTTAGTTTAGGAGATGCCTCTTCTCTTCCCATCTCCAAAACAGCAGCGGCTATCCGAGGACAGGCACCTGTACTCGTAGAAAACTTGCTGGCTGTAATGCAGACTCACTCCCTGACCGGCAAATACACAGGTTACACATGCTGTCCGCTGATTACAGGTTACGGCACAGTGATCATGGCAGAATTTGACTACACCAACCAACCTCTGTCCACTTTCCCCATGGACCCTAGGGAGGAGCGTTATAGTATGTGGTTGGTGAAGCGTCATGTTTTACCCTGGCTTTACTGGAATCGAATGCTCAAAGGTAAACAATTTGAGGGAAAAGCCCTGAAGCTTAAGGGATGGAGACCAACAACGACTTGA
- a CDS encoding DUF1499 domain-containing protein, translated as MSIETQKSSPFRSALIITISLVLIAICWLGVTLAFSGGTMFAGTRPTNIGIQASGQLAACPSSPNCVNSQSQDAVHKIEPLTFDSTPTQAMADLKRVIQNQERTTIITETENYLYAEFKSKLMGYVDDVEFLLDSSAKVIHVRSASRLGQSDLGVNRKRIETIRAALSELKSKV; from the coding sequence ATGAGCATAGAGACCCAAAAATCATCGCCTTTTCGGTCAGCCCTGATCATCACGATATCCTTAGTTCTCATTGCTATTTGTTGGTTGGGAGTAACACTAGCTTTTTCAGGAGGAACAATGTTTGCCGGAACACGACCTACAAATATCGGTATTCAGGCATCTGGGCAACTAGCAGCCTGCCCTAGCAGCCCCAACTGCGTCAATAGCCAAAGCCAAGATGCTGTGCATAAAATTGAGCCTTTAACTTTTGACTCAACACCCACACAGGCCATGGCTGACCTCAAGAGAGTCATTCAGAACCAGGAGAGAACAACAATTATCACAGAAACCGAGAATTACCTCTACGCAGAATTCAAGAGTAAGCTGATGGGGTATGTCGATGATGTGGAATTCTTACTCGATTCCAGTGCTAAAGTCATCCATGTTCGCTCCGCCTCGCGTCTAGGACAGTCGGACTTAGGTGTGAACCGTAAACGAATTGAAACAATTCGAGCCGCACTGAGCGAACTCAAAAGCAAGGTATAG